In a single window of the Coffea eugenioides isolate CCC68of chromosome 3, Ceug_1.0, whole genome shotgun sequence genome:
- the LOC113766955 gene encoding probable aldo-keto reductase 2: MASEVRRIKLGSQGLDVSVQGLGCMGMTHGYGPPKPEADMIKLIHHAFNKGITHFDTSIIYGPYTNEILVGKGLKGLPREKVQLATKFGVKPLEGGGTEVCGDPEYVREACESSLKRLGVDYIDLYYVHRIDTRVPIEITIGALKKLVEEGKVRYIGLSEASPETIRRAHAVHPISAVQLEWSLWTRDAEEEVIPTCRELGIGIVPFSPLGRGFFGGGAKLMENLSSNDFRKTVPKFQGENLEHNMKLLERVGELATRKGCTTSQLALAWVHHQGDYVCPIPGTTKIENLESNIKAVSVKLTPEEMAELESIASADASKGERYSADQLARTWRFANTPPLSSWKAT, from the exons ATGGCGTCGGAAGTGAGGAGAATCAAGCTGGGGTCACAGGGCCTGGACGTGTCAGTCCAAGGCCTAGGTTGCATGGGAATGACTCATGGCTATGGTCCTCCAAAGCCTGAGGCAGATATGATCAAGCTCATCCACCATGCTTTCAATAAAGGCATCActcattttgacacctctatcATCTATGGTCCATATACTAATGAAATTCTCGTTGGAAAG GGGTTGAAGGGGTTGCCAAGGGAGAAAGTCCAACTTGCAACTAAATTTGGGGTGAAACCACTGGAAGGTGGAGGAACGGAAGTTTGTGGTGATCCAGAGTATGTGAGAGAGGCCTGTGAGAGTAGTTTGAAGCGTTTGGGAGTTGATTATATTGATCTCTACTATGTTCACCGGATTGATACAAGGGTTCCTATTGAAATCACG ATTGGAGCTCTGAAGAAACTGGTTGAAGAGGGTAAAGTGAGATACATAGGTCTGTCTGAGGCCTCACCAGAAACAATCAGGAGGGCTCATGCCGTTCACCCCATATCGGCTGTGCAACTAGAGTGGTCCTTGTGGACAAGAGATGCTGAGGAAGAAGTTATTCCCACATGCAG GGAACTTGGCATAGGAATTGTACCATTCAGTCCTCTGGGCAGAGGATTCTTCGGAGGTGGTGCAAAGCTTATGGAGAACTTGTCCAGCAATGACTTCCGCAAG ACTGTCCCTAAGTTTCAAGGGGAGAATCTTGAGCACAACATGAAGCTGCTCGAGCGCGTTGGTGAATTGGCCACAAGAAAGGGTTGCACCACATCCCAACTGGCCTTAGCATGGGTTCATCATCAAGGGGACTACGTCTGCCCTATTCCTGGCACCACCAAGATTGAGAACCTGGAGAGTAACATCAAGGCCGTTTCTGTGAAGTTGACACCAGAAGAAATGGCTGAGCTTGAATCCATTGCTTCTGCTGATGCATCAAAGGGTGAGAGATACTCAGCTGATCAATTGGCAAGGACTTGGAGGTTTGCTAATACTCCGCCCTTGTCATCTTGGAAAGCTACATAG